From the Brassica napus cultivar Da-Ae chromosome A8, Da-Ae, whole genome shotgun sequence genome, one window contains:
- the LOC106382369 gene encoding uncharacterized protein LOC106382369, translating to MGSSQSSQLLDEEEEEEDDEEDEPEDANDGLNRRRTELDNLLVKKVLEQEPEMLPCHASASPLSPQLSSLGTPRIGPSIKVWDPYNVLLAPPPPPPLFSGVSSSAVDHDRAAAAVTEVYLISHGECDLDLRPDLIGGRCHVAALTPNGKRQARALAVFLNSEGVRFSSVFASPLDRARSMAVSVCQEMNFPEEHVQSSEAIVEMSLGDWEGFHRSEIYTPETLSLIERCQPDFSPPSGESLRQVEFRMVQFLNGVRSTHHSNARGGLSQSSTPHLLVASSHRPSLTRKKSGKSRFQVMNTTGGEEMFNHQNDEQHLGDVNSKSSASQLSTCVGVFTHSLPIKCLLTGVLGCSSVMTHKICVEDSSVTVLQHSWKTGWQVKRLNDTAHLRLL from the exons ATGGGCTCATCACAGTCCTCCCAGCTActcgacgaagaagaagaagaagaagacgacgaagaagacgaaCCAGAAGATGCTAACGACGGATTAAACAGAAGAAGAACCGAGCTGGACAATCTCTTGGTAAAGAAAGTCCTCGAGCAAGAGCCCGAGATGCTTCCCTGCCACGCGTCCGCTTCTCCTCTCTCCCCTCAGCTCTCTTCCCTCGGCACGCCTCGAATCGGACCTTCGATCAAAGTCTGGGACCCTTACAACGTCCTCCTCGccccacctcctcctcctcctctcttctCCGGCGTCTCCTCCTCCGCGGTGGATCACGatcgcgccgccgccgccgtcacGGAGGTCTATCTAATCAGCCACGGAGAGTGCGATCTCGACCTGAGGCCCGATCTGATCGGAGGGAGGTGCCACGTGGCAGCTCTCACCCCCAACGGGAAACGCCAGGCGAGGGCTCTCGCCGTGTTTTTGAACTCCGAAGGCGTTCGGTTCTCCTCCGTCTTTGCTTCGCCTCTGGATCGAGCTAGATCCATGGCCGTTTCCGTTTGCCAA GAGATGAATTTTCCGGAGGAGCATGTACAGTCATCAGAGGCTATCGTTGAGATGAGTCTAGGAGACTGGGAAGGCTTCCATAGATCAGAGATCTACACACCTGAGACTCTGAGTTTGATAGAGAGATGCCAACCTGACTTCTCACCTCCATCTGGTGAATCACTCAGACAAGTTGAGTTTCGGATGGTTCAGTTTCTGAATGGAGTTAGGTCTACACATCACAGCAATGCTCGAGGAGGGTTGTCACAGAGTAGTACTCCTCATTTGTTAGTTGCGTCTAGTCATCGTCCGAGTTTGACGAGGAAGAAGTCTGGGAAGAGCAGGTTTCAGGTGATGAACACTACGGGTGGTGAAGAGATGTTTAATCATCAGAACGATGAACAACACTTGGGTGATGTAAACAGCAAGAGTTCCGCTTCTCAGCTCTCGACCTGCGTTGGAGTTTTCACACATTCGTTGCCTATTAAGTGTCTTCTGACCGGTGTACTCGGATGCAGCTCGGTAATGACGCATAAGATCTGTGTGGAGGATTCCTCCGTGACGGTGTTACAGCATTCGTGGAAAACCGGGTGGCAGGTTAAGCGGTTGAATGATACCGCTCATCTCAGACTGTTGTAG
- the LOC106382374 gene encoding cysteine-rich and transmembrane domain-containing protein WIH2, with the protein MSYEKVPPESYPPPPGYQSHYPPPGYPSAPPPPGYPPPHHEGYPPPQPHGYPPYPPPRPYEGGYQGYFAGNYPPPPPPPPQQCNHYQHDHHHYQDSNSDGSSFLRGCLAALCCCCLLEECF; encoded by the exons ATGAGCTACGAGAAAGTTCCACCGGAATCGTATCCTCCTCCTCCAG GATACCAATCTCATTATCCGCCTCCTGGTTATCCATCGGCGCCGCCGCCTCCGGGATATCCTCCGCCGCATCACGAAGGATATCCACCGCCTCAGCCTCACGGGTATCCACCGTACCCGCCACCGCGTCCTTACGAAGGAGGTTATCAAGGCTACTTCGCCGGTAACtaccctcctcctcctcctccaccgccgCAACAGTGCAACCACTACCAGCACGATCACCACCATTACCAGGATTCAAACTCTGATGGCTCCTCTTTCCTCCGTGGCTG TCTTGCTGCTCTGTGCTGTTGCTGTCTGTTGGAGGAATGCTTCTGA
- the LOC106382372 gene encoding histone H2A.Z-specific chaperone CHZ1, translating into MADVENQQESSFPVKRKSDLCSQEEDNVASKAQKLDPSSNSKDGEVNGSGVENLAAEEKKEGGDGEEEEEEEVDRKGKGISREDKGKGKMIEVEESDDSDDDDDEDDEDGEEYDESDLSDDPLTEVDLDNILPSRTRRRSIQPGVFISNDRGGVNEDDDDDDSSDDSDA; encoded by the coding sequence ATGGCTGACGTTGAGAATCAGCAGGAGTCTTCGTTTCCGGTGAAGCGGAAGTCGGATCTCTGTTCCCAAGAGGAGGATAATGTGGCGAGCAAAGCTCAGAAGCTTGATCCGTCGTCGAATTCTAAAGACGGAGAAGTTAACGGAAGCGGCGTCGAGAATCTTGCAgctgaagagaagaaagaaggtggagatggagaagaagaggaggaagaggaggttGATAGGAAAGGAAAAGGCATATCGAGAGAGgataaaggaaaaggaaaaatgATCGAAGTTGAGGAGAGTGACgatagtgatgatgatgatgatgaagacgaCGAAGATGGTGAGGAGTACGACGAAAGCGATTTGTCAGACGATCCTTTGACGGAGGTGGATTTGGATAATATCCTACCGTCGAGGACTAGGAGACGATCGATCCAGCCTGGAGTTTTCATCTCTAATGACCGTGGTGGAGTTaacgaggatgatgatgatgatgatagcaGCGACGATAGTGACGCTTAA
- the LOC106382373 gene encoding protein AUXIN SIGNALING F-BOX 3 has product MDRAIKLQLSTSEMNYFPDEVIEHIFDFIPSHRDRNSISLVSKSWHKIERSSRHQVFIGNCYAISPERLIRRFPCLRSLTLKGKPHFADFNLVPHEWGGFLHPWIDALSKARVGLEELRLKRMVVSDESLELLSRSFVGFKSLVLVSCDGFTTDGLASIAANCRNLRELDLQENEIDDHRGQWLNCFPDSSTTLVSLNFACLKGETNLSALERLVARSPNLKSLKVNRAVPLDALTRLMSCAPQLVDLGVGCYENEAEPESFEKLMAAIKKCTLLRSLSGFSEVAPICLTAFYPICENLTSLNLSYAAELQGNHLIEFVQFCKRLQLLWILDSIGDRGLEVVASSCKELQELRVFPSDPHDEEDNNTAVTEVGLVAISAGCPKLHSILYFCKQMTNAALITVAKNCPNFIRFRLCILEPNKSDHITSQSLDEGFGAIVQACKGLRRLSVSGLLTDKVFLYIGMYAEQLEMLSIAFAGDTDKGMLYVLNGCKKLRKLEIRDSPFGNAALLADVGKYETMRSLWMSSCEVTLGGCKRLARNAPWLNVEIINENENGRMERNEEDEREKVDRLYLYRTVVGTRKDAPPCVTIL; this is encoded by the exons ATGGACAGAGCAATCAAGCTCCAGCTATCTACCTCTGAGATGAACTACTTCCCAGACGAGGTAATCGAGCACATTTTCGACTTCATCCCATCCCACAGAGACAGAAACTCAATCTCTCTGGTCAGCAAATCATGGCACAAGATCGAGAGATCCAGCAGGCACCAAGTGTTCATCGGAAACTGCTACGCCATCAGCCCGGAGAGGCTAATCAGGAGGTTCCCCTGTCTCAGATCCTTGACTCTCAAAGGGAAGCCTCACTTCGCTGACTTCAACTTGGTTCCTCACGAGTGGGGTGGCTTCCTCCACCCTTGGATCGACGCTCTATCCAAGGCCCGTGTGGGTCTCGAGGAGCTCAGGTTGAAGAGGATGGTTGTCTCAGACGAAAGCCTCGAGCTTCTTTCTCGTTCCTTTGTGGGTTTCAAGTCTTTGGTGCTTGTTAGCTGTGATGGGTTTACCACTGATGGCTTAGCTTCAATTGCTGCTAACTGCAG GAATCTTCGTGAGCTGGACTTGCAAGAGAATGAGATAGATGATCACAGAGGTCAATGGCTAAACTGTTTTCCAGACAGTTCCACCACACTCGTCTCCTTGAACTTCGCTTGTCTTAAAGGAGAAACCAATCTCTCTGCGTTAGAGAGATTGGTTGCAAGGTCACCGAACCTGAAGAGCTTGAAGGTGAACCGTGCGGTGCCTCTTGATGCATTGACGAGGCTAATGAGCTGTGCGCCGCAGCTGGTTGACTTGGGAGTAGGATGTTATGAGAATGAGGCGGAACCTGAATCTTTTGAGAAGCTCATGGCTGCTATAAAGAAATGCACTTTGTTGAGGAGCTTGTCTGGATTCTCAGAAGTTGCTCCGATTTGTCTGACGGCGTTCTATCCGATATGCGAAAACCTCACCTCCTTGAATCTCAGCTATGCAGCTGAGTTACAAGGCAACCACCTCATAGAGTTTGTTCAGTTTTGCAAGAGGCTTCAGCTGTTATGG ATACTGGATAGTATTGGAGACAGAGGACTTGAGGTTGTTGCTTCTTCATGTAAAGAGTTACAAGAGCTGAGAGTGTTTCCTTCTGATCCACACGATGAAGAAGACAACAACACTGCTGTTACTGAGGTCGGACTGGTCGCAATCTCCGCTGGTTGTCCTAAGCTTCATTCCATTCTCTACTTCTGCAAACAGATGACAAACGCAGCGCTCATAACTGTGGCGAAAAACTGTCCAAACTTCATCCGGTTCAGGCTGTGCATCCTCGAGCCAAACAAATCTGACCACATCACATCTCAGTCACTAGACGAAGGCTTTGGTGCGATTGTACAAGCCTGCAAGGGTCTAAGACGACTCTCTGTCTCCGGTCTTTTAACAGACAAAGTCTTCCTCTACATAGGCATGTACGCAGAACAGCTAGAGATGCTTTCAATAGCTTTTGCTGGGGACACAGACAAAGGAATGCTCTATGTGTTGAATGGTTGCAAGAAGCTGAGGAAGCTGGAGATAAGGGATAGTCCGTTTGGGAACGCGGCGCTTCTTGCTGACGTTGGCAAGTACGAAACAATGCGATCCCTTTGGATGTCGTCTTGTGAAGTAACGCTCGGTGGATGCAAGAGGCTTGCTAGGAACGCGCCGTGGCTTAATGTGGAGATTATCAATGAGAATGAGAATGGGAGGATGGAGAGGAATGAGGAGGATGAGAGAGAGAAGGTTGATAGACTTTACCTTTACAGAACGGTGGTTGGGACTAGAAAGGACGCACCACCATGTGTTACCATTCTCTAG
- the LOC106382371 gene encoding V-type proton ATPase subunit C-like translates to MTSRYWVVSLPVKDSSSSLWNRLQEQISKHSFDTPVYRFNIPNLRVGTLDSLLALGDDLLKSNSFVEGVSQKIRRQIEELERISGVESNALTVDGVPVDSYLTRFVWDEAKYPTMSPLKEVVENIQSQVAKIEDDLKVRVAEYNNVRGQLNAINRKQSGSLAVRDLSNLVKPEDIVASEHLVTLLAVVPKYSQKDWLACYETLTEYVVPRSSKKLFEDNEYALYTVTLFTRVADNYRTSAREKGFQIRDFEHSVEAQETRKQELEKLVQDQESLRTSLLQWCYTSYGEVFSSWMHFCAVRIFAESIMRYGLPPAFLACVLSPAVKSEKKVRSILERLCDSTNSLYWKSEEDGGAAMAGLAGDSETHPYVSFTINLA, encoded by the exons ATGACGTCGAGGTACTGGGTGGTGTCTCTACCAGTGAAGgactcttcttcctccttgtGGAATCGTCTCCAAGAGCAGATCTCTAAGCATTCATTCGATACTCCTGTTTATCGA TTCAACATACCTAATCTTCGCGTTGGAACCTTAGATTCTCTTCTCGCCCTCGGCGATGATCTGCTCAAG TCGAACAGCTTTGTGGAAGGAGTTTCGCAGAAGATCAGGAGGCAGATCGAGGAGCTGGAGAGGATCTCTGGCGTTGAGAGCAATGCTCTTACTGTTGATGGAGTTCCTGTTGATTCTTATCTCACCAg GTTTGTGTGGGATGAAGCTAAGTACCCAACGATGTCGCCTTTGAAGGAGGTTGTGGAGAATATTCAGTCTCAGGTTGCCAAGATTGAGGATGATCTCAAG GTTCGTGTCGCTGAGTATAACAATGTCCGCGGTCAACTCAATGCCATTAACCGAAAGCAAAGTGGAAG CTTAGCTGTTCGTGACCTCTCTAACTTGGTTAAGCCAGAAGATATTGTTGCGTCAGAACATCTCGTGACTCTCCTTGCTGTTGTTCCAAAGTACTCCCAAAAAGACTGGCTAGCATGTTACGAGACATTAACCGAATATGTG GTTCCTAGGTCCTCGAAGAAGTTGTTTGAGGATAATGAGTACGCTCTTTACACCGTCACTCTCTTTACTCGTGTTGCCGACAATTACAGGACAAGTGCCCGTGAGAAAGGGTTCCAA ATCCGTGATTTTGAACATAGCGTTGAAGCACAAGAGACTCGTAAACAAGAGCTAGAAAAGTTGGTTCAGGATCAGGAAAGTTTGAGAACCTCACTTTTGCAATGGTGCTACACCAGCTATGGAGAG GTTTTCAGCTCATGGATGCATTTCTGTGCTGTGCGCATATTCGCTGAGAGCATAATGAGATATGGTTTACCTCCTGCGTTCTTG GCATGCGTCTTATCTCCGGCTGTGAAGAGTGAAAAGAAAGTACGCTCCATTCTCGAACGCTTGTGTGATTCTACCAACAG TTTATACTGGAAAAGCGAGGAGGATGGAGGAGCTGCCATGGCTGGTTTAGCAGGTGACTCAGAGACACATCCTTATGTCTCCTTCACGATCAACCTTGCTTGA
- the LOC106382370 gene encoding uncharacterized protein LOC106382370: MALSSSFSVSVFLLIVVSVQWTLVCSEPTILASPAVLPYGNAPDMSSFFPSPTKDRTFDTAASPAPETEAPGPSSGQFNGKVSGISMRLCPDLPLVLVIVGIYSLLSVLY; encoded by the coding sequence ATGGCTCTGTCTTCTAGCTTCTCAGTTTCTGTGTTTCTCTTGATCGTTGTGTCGGTTCAATGGACTCTGGTTTGCAGTGAACCCACAATCTTAGCTTCTCCTGCTGTCTTACCGTATGGCAATGCACCGGATATGTCATCGTTTTTCCCTTCTCCGACCAAAGACCGTACATTCGATACTGCTGCATCTCCTGCTCCAGAAACAGAGGCCCCTGGTCCTAGCTCAGGCCAGTTTAATGGGAAGGTTTCAGGCATCTCCATGCGGCTCTGTCCTGATCTTCCTTTGGTTCTGGTCATTGTTGGGATCTATAGCTTACTATCTGTACTTTATTGA